The DNA segment TTGGGTATTATTGTTTCCATGCCCTTATCAAATTCATTCAAGGCCATAGCAAAGTGGGTGAAGTTGTACATCtataagaaaataataataattcaaacatagaaaaattgtgaattagactcaccggtaattcggtttccatctagtcctccatgacggcccactaggaggatgacccttgacctctgtagggacaggaagcagagaggttaaaagcctccccccacatcctcccgccagtgtctaccaaataactacaccagtggaagatacaacatatttttattctgtcttgttagaatcacatacagaattttcaaagaagtgaaagaaacatgggagggaaaaatatataggccgtcatggaggactagatggaaaccgaattaccggtgagtctaattcacaatttccataacgtcccccatgacggcccactaggagatctacaaaattagtagagttagggtgggaccacagcctggagaaccttctgaccgaaggcgagatcctgtgagttgggtaagtccagccgatagtgttttgcaaaggtggatgaagaaacccaggtggcggctctgcagatttgttcaagagaagcgcccctcttctctgcccaggaggcggatatggctctggtggaatgggctttaaggttaggaggaacttccttcccttgttctgtgtaacaggaggctatggcagtctttaaccatctggcgatcgtggttttggatgcctttacccctttgttcttcccctgaaactgaacaaagagattgtgatcTTTGCGCCAAGGTTTCGTAGCTTTTAAGTACTCTAAGACCGAGCgccttacatccagggaatgccactCCAATTCCTTGCTTGAAGAAGGATTCCCGTAGAATGATGGAAGAATTATTTCTTGGTTCTTGTGAAACCTGGACGCCACTTTAGGAACAAAGCTTGGATCCAGAGTCAAAGTTATCctgtcagggagaatacacatatagggttctctaatagaaatggcttggagttcccccagccttctagctGAGGTCACAGCTACTAATAAGGAAGTTTTTAAGGTTAGGTTTTTTATACTAGCGTCTTTTAAAGGCTCAAAGGGAGGCCTGGAGAGAGCATCTAgaaccagggagagatcccaggaGGGAACCCGTTTCAGAACCTGAGGCCTAATTCTATTTGCAGcagcaataaatcttttgacccacctgtggtccgccaggggttggtcgaagaatgcgctcagagccgaaatttggactttcaaagtgctagtagaaagaccaatttctagtcctttttgcaggaagtctagtacctgtaaaatatttgggttagactgagaggggggattagccccacaaaaggtcacaaactttttccatatcttatggtatatggcgaaagtaacctttttcctacttgccttcaacGTAGTTATTACGGCCCGAGAGAGACCTTGGGACCTTAGGAACTCgaactcaggatccaagccgccagACGGAGTCTTCCTGGATCGGGATGGAAAATCGGACCTTGGTATAGCAGGTCCTTCTGAATCGGTAGAATAAAGGGTTGCTGGACAGATAGGGACCTCAGCAGTGggtaccagcttctttttggccagtttgggcagatcaggatcacccttgaccggtcgagcaagattttcctgagtactctcgcaattaggggaattgggggaaaggcatacataagacttccgctccaacgatggctgaacgcgtccaagtgatctctggactcgccggcctccagagagaagtattgttggcattttgaattctccctcgtggcgaataggtctatttggggcatgccccagacgctggttagatgtaggaagatttcctggttgagacaccattcgttcggtaggatctctctcctgctgagataatccgcttCTCTGTTGAGGGATCCCTTCAAATGGGTGGCAGAGATGGAAAGGATGTTTTCTTCCGCCCACTGGAAGATGGTACGAGCCAGACTCGATAATActggagatcttgtacccccttgtctccttaaataggacactgtcgagacgttgtccgagagaatgtggatatgatgatccctcagataggctgtgttcgatcttagcgcttcccagaccgctcttaactccctgtagtttgagctgctttttgcttgggctagagtccaggacccctgctcgtagtgggaaggaaggattgctccccagcctgagctgcttgcgtccgtcactatggtgatggttgggagGTGGTGCCAACATACTCCTTTCTCTAGGTTCCTTGATTCCATCCACCACAGCAGGTCCCTCTTTACAAAGGAAGGAATCCGCCGGATCTTCTTGTCTAGACCTGAAGACTTCCTGTTCCAGAAGGTTAGGATCCAACTCTGAAGGATCCGAGTATGGCTCTGACTCCAGGCGACCGCAGGTAGGCATGCTGTGAGGAGCCCCAGGATCTTCATCGCCTGTCTGACTGGTACAGAGTCCTTCCGTCTGAATGAACGAATCTGATGCCTTATGTTGGATATtttctcctgaggaagaaaagacatttggtgagttgagtctagaatgatccctagaaaggtctttcgagtggagggtactaaacttgattttttcaggttgattaaccaccccaactctgttaaaattcttagggaagactctcttgccaagattagtttttgtttgtctttccctataattagcaaatcgtctaggtaagggatgattgatatgtcttgtagtcttaaaaaggctaccacctccaccatgatcttggtAAAGACCCTTGGAGCCGATGAAATACCGAATGGAAGTGCACGGAATTGAAAGTGTAAGACAGAGCCCTCGGGAGAGAGAACCGAGAATCTTAGGAATCTCTGAGATGAGGGGT comes from the Engystomops pustulosus chromosome 5, aEngPut4.maternal, whole genome shotgun sequence genome and includes:
- the LOC140132811 gene encoding uncharacterized protein isoform X2, whose product is MPTCGRLESEPYSDPSELDPNLLEQEVFRSRQEDPADSFLCKEGPAVVDGIKEPRERSMLAPPPNHHHSDGRKQLRLGSNPSFPLRAGVLDSSPSKKQLKLQGVKSGLGSAKIEHSLSEGSSYPHSLGQRLDSVLFKETRGYKISSIIESGSYHLPVGGRKHPFHLCHPFEGIPQQRSGLSQQERDPTERMVSQPGNLPTSNQRLGHAPNRPIRHEGEFKMPTILLSGGRRVQRSLGRVQPSLERKSYVCLSPNSPNCESTQENLARPVKGDPDLPKLAKKKLVPTAEVPICPATLYSTDSEGPAIPRSDFPSRSRKTPSGGLDPEFEFLRSQGLSRAVITTLKVLDFLQKGLEIGLSTSTLKVQISALSAFFDQPLADHRWVKRFIAAANRIRPQVLKRVPSWDLSLVLDALSRPPFEPLKDASIKNLTLKTSLLVAVTSARRLGELQAISIREPYMCILPDRITLTLDPSFVPKVASRFHKNQEIILPSFYGNPSSSKELEWHSLDVRRSVLEYLKATKPWRKDHNLFVQFQGKNKGVKASKTTIARWLKTAIASCYTEQGKEVPPNLKAHSTRAISASWAEKRGASLEQICRAATWVSSSTFAKHYRLDLPNSQDLAFGQKVLQAVVPP
- the LOC140132811 gene encoding uncharacterized protein isoform X3; its protein translation is MPTCGRLESEPYSDPSELDPNLLEQEVFRSRQEDPADSFLCKEGPAVVDGIKEPRERSMLAPPPNHHHSDGRKQLRLGSNPSFPLRAGVLDSSPSKKQLKLQGVKSGLGSAKIEHSLSEGSSYPHSLGQRLDSVLFKETRGYKISSIIESGSYHLPVGGRKHPFHLCHPFEGIPQQRSGLSQQERDPTERMVSQPGNLPTSNQRLGHAPNRPIRHEGEFKMPTILLSGGRRVQRSLGRVQPSLERKSYVCLSPNSPNCESTQENLARPVKGDPDLPKLAKKKLVPTAEVPICPATLYSTDSEGPAIPRSDFPSRSRKTPSGGLDPEFEFLRSQGLSRAVITTLKASRKKVTFAIYHKIWKKFVTFCGANPPSQSNPNILQVLDFLQKGLEIGLSTSTLKVQISALSAFFDQPLADHRITLTLDPSFVPKVASRFHKNQEIILPSFYGNPSSSKELEWHSLDVRRSVLEYLKATKPWRKDHNLFVQFQGKNKGVKASKTTIARWLKTAIASCYTEQGKEVPPNLKAHSTRAISASWAEKRGASLEQICRAATWVSSSTFAKHYRLDLPNSQDLAFGQKVLQAVVPP
- the LOC140132811 gene encoding uncharacterized protein isoform X1, coding for MPTCGRLESEPYSDPSELDPNLLEQEVFRSRQEDPADSFLCKEGPAVVDGIKEPRERSMLAPPPNHHHSDGRKQLRLGSNPSFPLRAGVLDSSPSKKQLKLQGVKSGLGSAKIEHSLSEGSSYPHSLGQRLDSVLFKETRGYKISSIIESGSYHLPVGGRKHPFHLCHPFEGIPQQRSGLSQQERDPTERMVSQPGNLPTSNQRLGHAPNRPIRHEGEFKMPTILLSGGRRVQRSLGRVQPSLERKSYVCLSPNSPNCESTQENLARPVKGDPDLPKLAKKKLVPTAEVPICPATLYSTDSEGPAIPRSDFPSRSRKTPSGGLDPEFEFLRSQGLSRAVITTLKASRKKVTFAIYHKIWKKFVTFCGANPPSQSNPNILQVLDFLQKGLEIGLSTSTLKVQISALSAFFDQPLADHRWVKRFIAAANRIRPQVLKRVPSWDLSLVLDALSRPPFEPLKDASIKNLTLKTSLLVAVTSARRLGELQAISIREPYMCILPDRITLTLDPSFVPKVASRFHKNQEIILPSFYGNPSSSKELEWHSLDFQGKNKGVKASKTTIARWLKTAIASCYTEQGKEVPPNLKAHSTRAISASWAEKRGASLEQICRAATWVSSSTFAKHYRLDLPNSQDLAFGQKVLQAVVPP